One region of Demequina sp. TMPB413 genomic DNA includes:
- a CDS encoding L-aspartate oxidase yields MTRYVQKLSAPTPGWTATADVIVVGSGIAGLTTALELRRKVDRVLIVTKGPLSSGNTVWAQGGIAAAMDPEDTPEEHLVDTLEAGAGLCSEAAVRALVTEGPDRVRKLVERGAQFDTGPTGGMTLTREGGHHRDRIAHAGGDATGAEISRALVARLDAVKADPRIEVIENAMVVDLLTCAPDADGHAGSICGVTLHVIGEGTRDGIGAALAKSVVIATGGIGQVYRSSTNPASATGDGVAAGLRAGAAVADMEFVQFHPTVLWQGASARDQQPLISEAVRGEGAHLLNAAGERFMVGRHDLAELAPRDVVSRNIVRMMEEEGSDNVFLDCRHLGETFLRERFPTIWERLEERNIDMATDLIPVAPAHHFHSGGILTELNGRSTIRGLYAVGEAACSGVHGANRLASNSLLEGLVFATRAAADAAALVADGTLAQGEPVERPGPTSLVPATMRGRIQSVAHRGAGPLRDADGLRRAVDTLAATRAKFHTTNGTTVMPQVAEWETSNVLGAASVISEAALEREESRGGHQRTDFPDTSEAWRVRLAATLNPDGALEFMRAPIELT; encoded by the coding sequence ATGACGCGCTACGTTCAGAAGCTGTCCGCCCCCACACCCGGCTGGACGGCCACGGCCGATGTCATCGTGGTCGGCTCTGGCATTGCTGGGCTCACGACTGCGCTCGAACTGCGTCGCAAGGTTGATCGCGTCCTGATCGTGACCAAGGGGCCGCTCAGTTCGGGCAACACGGTGTGGGCGCAGGGCGGAATCGCTGCGGCCATGGACCCGGAGGACACTCCCGAAGAACACCTTGTCGACACCCTTGAGGCGGGTGCAGGGCTGTGCTCGGAGGCCGCCGTCCGCGCCCTCGTGACGGAGGGCCCTGATCGCGTGCGCAAGCTCGTGGAACGTGGGGCCCAGTTCGACACTGGGCCCACCGGTGGCATGACCCTCACTCGCGAGGGCGGTCATCACCGCGATCGGATCGCCCACGCCGGCGGCGATGCCACCGGCGCAGAGATCTCCCGCGCGCTCGTGGCTCGGCTCGACGCGGTCAAGGCCGACCCTCGCATCGAGGTCATCGAGAACGCCATGGTGGTCGACCTGCTGACGTGCGCTCCCGATGCTGACGGTCACGCTGGTTCGATCTGCGGGGTGACACTGCACGTCATCGGCGAGGGAACGCGCGACGGCATCGGCGCAGCATTGGCGAAGTCAGTGGTGATAGCCACCGGAGGCATCGGCCAGGTGTATCGATCCTCGACCAACCCAGCGTCGGCGACGGGGGACGGGGTGGCCGCCGGCCTGCGTGCGGGAGCGGCTGTCGCCGACATGGAGTTTGTCCAGTTCCACCCGACCGTCCTGTGGCAAGGCGCCTCGGCCCGCGACCAGCAACCCCTCATCTCTGAAGCCGTACGGGGGGAGGGGGCGCACCTGCTGAACGCCGCTGGCGAGCGATTCATGGTGGGGCGTCACGACTTGGCGGAACTCGCGCCTCGCGACGTCGTGTCGCGCAACATCGTGCGCATGATGGAGGAAGAAGGCTCCGACAATGTGTTCCTGGACTGCAGGCACCTGGGCGAGACCTTCCTGCGCGAGCGTTTCCCCACCATCTGGGAGCGCCTCGAGGAACGCAACATCGACATGGCCACGGACCTGATTCCCGTGGCACCAGCTCACCACTTCCACTCGGGTGGGATTCTCACGGAACTCAACGGACGGTCGACCATTCGGGGCCTCTACGCGGTGGGAGAGGCGGCGTGCTCCGGCGTGCACGGCGCGAACCGACTCGCGTCAAACTCGCTGCTCGAGGGCCTGGTCTTCGCGACGAGGGCTGCGGCCGACGCCGCCGCGCTGGTCGCCGACGGCACGCTCGCGCAGGGTGAGCCCGTCGAGCGACCAGGACCCACCTCGCTCGTCCCTGCGACGATGCGCGGGCGGATCCAGTCGGTTGCGCACCGGGGAGCCGGGCCGCTTCGCGACGCCGACGGCCTGCGGCGGGCGGTCGATACCTTGGCGGCGACGCGAGCCAAGTTCCACACCACCAACGGCACCACGGTGATGCCGCAGGTCGCCGAGTGGGAGACGTCGAACGTGCTGGGCGCTGCGTCCGTCATTTCGGAGGCGGCGCTCGAGCGCGAAGAGAGCCGTGGAGGCCACCAGCGCACCGACTTTCCCGACACCTCGGAGGCGTGGCGCGTGCGGCTTGCGGCGACCCTCAACCCCGATGGTGCACTCGAGTTCATGAGGGCCCCGATCGAGCTCACATAG
- a CDS encoding endo-1,4-beta-xylanase produces MRRRLHSTAVIAGLIALVGAVVIPAAAQAAVPETVTSVDFEDGTLGDWSASGEAELTVVDDDTKVLEVAGRAADYEGIQTATGIFEPGATYEFTMRAKLDDAVTESTGIRFVMKPAYTWIGNTTIDGAGWTQVTGSIVVPADANASELQAYIGTDDIAGLDDFTYYLDDIVVTKTADAPECVPDVVPVASIDFEDGTTGDWSASGGAALAVIDDDTKVLEIAGRAADYEGLQSPAAYLTPGTTYHLSMRVKLGADATEAAGVRFVVKPAYTWVGNTTVDSSGWATVSGTYTVPDDAVAADLQVYIGTDDIEGIADYTYYVDDIVVTANGDNCDDGGGPDGPAPGTVLLANDFESDLGGWGARDNGEGAPTVSLSTAYAHGGSQSAAVTDRVSQGSGMGIDVTELLTPGAPVELTAWVRFGEGQATDDVWLSMQRTTDGSDSFDTLAQFTGVTNSGWTQVTARFTPAAFDTALLYFETAYSGTNTSDLYFDDITLQVPDPVVIEDLPPIKDNVPFPIGVAIDSRETTGAAAELVQRHFGQVTPENYMKPEAWYDDEGNWAPNAGEINAVMDFARANDLTVYGHVLVWHSQTPEFFFQHEDGTPLTSDPADQELLRQRMRDHIFNVAQYLSDEYGLFGSETNPLIAFDVVNEVISDSGEYADGLRRSDWYAILGEQFIDDAFAYADEAFNDVYADAAADRPVTLFINDYNTEQAGKRARYHDLVERLLDRGAPVDGVGHQFHLNLAYPVENVEAALTDFEDLPVIQAVTEFDVPTGTPESEAKFIDQGYYYKQAFDIFRAHADDLYSVTVWGLYDARSWRDDNGGPLVFDDDLQAKPAYYGIVDGDLPAPLRSANVFAGDVPLDGDAVGSPVWERLPLIEFEGGSFQTRWASDHLTVYVETDDATASAGDAVQFQVGEAVYTVNRDGSGDVAAEAEETEDGYVVVAHLPLADAAQGDTLSFDVAVLSEGASSGWNTEGVLGTLTLIEELSFVEVEEATEAPAIDASIDDVWEDANAVTTDKQVSGTDGAIATVRTLWKDDTLYVLAEVADPTVDLTGSDPWTQDSVEIFVDAGNAKAGSYRPDDTQIRINAENVVSFGTGDEAIQASRLESATALVEGGYVVEAAISLLEYGGEGTFHGLDFQVNDATDGERTSIRNWADPTGLGYQSTAHWGVGELVAAEVEPPTCGPGKPCPPPCKWGWFPGKACWPHDGGWGHGGGWGGWGHGWGHGGGWSGHGFGWFKPWYSPMKHHSFGSGGWWR; encoded by the coding sequence ATGAGAAGAAGGCTTCATTCCACCGCGGTGATCGCGGGCCTCATCGCCTTGGTGGGAGCGGTGGTCATCCCCGCCGCCGCACAGGCGGCCGTACCGGAGACGGTCACGTCTGTCGATTTTGAAGACGGCACCCTCGGCGACTGGAGCGCCTCTGGGGAGGCGGAACTCACCGTCGTCGACGACGACACCAAGGTGCTTGAAGTGGCCGGCAGGGCCGCCGACTACGAAGGGATCCAAACCGCCACCGGCATCTTCGAGCCTGGCGCGACGTACGAGTTCACCATGCGCGCGAAACTCGACGATGCGGTCACCGAGTCCACCGGTATTCGCTTCGTGATGAAGCCCGCCTACACGTGGATCGGCAACACGACGATCGATGGCGCTGGCTGGACTCAGGTGACTGGCAGCATCGTGGTCCCCGCCGACGCGAATGCGAGTGAACTGCAGGCGTACATCGGCACCGACGACATTGCCGGCCTTGACGATTTCACGTACTACTTGGACGACATCGTGGTCACCAAGACGGCCGACGCTCCCGAGTGCGTGCCCGACGTGGTCCCCGTCGCATCGATTGACTTCGAGGACGGCACCACGGGCGACTGGAGTGCGTCGGGAGGCGCCGCTCTCGCGGTGATCGACGACGACACGAAGGTCCTTGAGATCGCTGGCCGCGCCGCCGACTACGAGGGCCTGCAGAGCCCGGCGGCGTACCTCACGCCTGGAACCACGTATCACCTGTCGATGCGCGTGAAGTTGGGCGCCGATGCGACCGAGGCCGCTGGGGTGCGCTTTGTGGTCAAGCCCGCGTACACGTGGGTGGGCAACACGACGGTCGACTCCTCCGGTTGGGCGACGGTATCGGGCACGTACACCGTGCCCGACGACGCAGTTGCGGCGGACCTCCAGGTCTACATCGGCACCGATGACATCGAGGGCATCGCGGACTACACGTACTACGTCGACGACATTGTGGTGACCGCCAACGGCGACAATTGCGACGACGGGGGCGGCCCTGATGGGCCAGCGCCAGGCACCGTGCTCCTCGCCAATGACTTCGAGAGCGACCTGGGCGGTTGGGGCGCGCGTGACAACGGCGAGGGCGCGCCAACCGTCTCCCTCAGCACCGCCTATGCGCACGGCGGCAGCCAGTCGGCGGCCGTCACGGACCGCGTGAGCCAAGGCTCCGGCATGGGAATCGACGTCACCGAGTTGCTCACGCCAGGCGCGCCGGTCGAGTTGACCGCGTGGGTCCGCTTTGGCGAAGGACAGGCGACGGACGACGTCTGGCTATCGATGCAGCGCACCACCGACGGTTCGGACTCCTTCGACACCCTCGCGCAATTCACCGGAGTGACCAACTCTGGATGGACGCAAGTGACCGCGCGCTTCACGCCAGCGGCTTTTGACACGGCGCTGCTGTACTTCGAAACCGCGTACTCGGGCACCAACACGTCGGACCTGTACTTCGACGACATCACCCTGCAGGTGCCAGACCCCGTGGTCATCGAGGACTTGCCGCCGATCAAGGACAACGTCCCGTTCCCGATAGGGGTCGCGATCGACAGCAGGGAGACCACCGGCGCGGCGGCCGAACTCGTGCAGCGCCACTTCGGCCAGGTCACGCCGGAGAACTACATGAAGCCAGAGGCCTGGTACGACGATGAGGGCAACTGGGCGCCCAATGCTGGCGAGATCAACGCCGTCATGGACTTCGCTCGAGCGAACGACCTCACCGTTTACGGACACGTGCTCGTGTGGCACAGCCAGACGCCGGAGTTCTTCTTCCAGCACGAGGACGGCACGCCGCTCACCTCGGACCCTGCCGACCAGGAGTTGTTGCGCCAGCGGATGCGCGACCACATCTTCAATGTCGCGCAGTACTTGAGCGACGAGTACGGGCTGTTCGGTTCGGAGACGAACCCGCTGATCGCCTTCGACGTGGTCAATGAGGTCATCTCCGACTCGGGCGAGTACGCCGACGGACTGCGGCGCTCGGATTGGTACGCCATCCTTGGCGAGCAGTTCATTGACGACGCATTCGCTTACGCGGATGAGGCGTTCAACGACGTCTACGCCGACGCTGCTGCCGACCGCCCGGTGACGCTCTTCATCAACGACTACAACACCGAGCAGGCAGGAAAGCGAGCGCGCTACCACGACCTCGTTGAGAGGCTCCTGGACCGCGGCGCCCCTGTGGACGGCGTGGGTCACCAGTTCCACCTCAACCTCGCGTACCCCGTGGAGAACGTCGAGGCCGCGCTGACGGACTTCGAAGACCTGCCAGTCATCCAGGCTGTCACCGAGTTCGACGTGCCCACCGGCACACCCGAGTCGGAGGCCAAGTTCATAGACCAGGGTTACTACTACAAGCAGGCCTTCGACATCTTCAGGGCGCATGCCGATGATCTGTATTCCGTCACCGTGTGGGGCCTGTACGACGCCCGCAGCTGGCGCGACGACAACGGTGGCCCGCTCGTCTTCGACGACGATCTCCAGGCAAAGCCTGCCTACTACGGCATCGTCGATGGGGACTTGCCGGCTCCGTTGCGCTCGGCGAACGTCTTCGCTGGGGACGTTCCGCTCGATGGCGACGCCGTCGGCTCGCCCGTGTGGGAGCGCCTGCCCTTGATCGAATTCGAAGGAGGCTCCTTCCAGACGCGTTGGGCAAGCGACCACCTCACCGTCTACGTCGAGACGGACGACGCCACGGCGTCGGCGGGTGACGCCGTCCAGTTCCAGGTGGGCGAGGCGGTCTACACGGTCAATCGCGACGGTAGCGGGGACGTGGCGGCCGAGGCCGAGGAGACTGAAGACGGCTACGTCGTGGTTGCTCACCTGCCGCTCGCCGATGCGGCGCAAGGGGACACGCTGTCCTTTGACGTCGCGGTGCTCTCCGAAGGCGCTTCATCGGGGTGGAACACGGAAGGCGTCCTTGGCACCCTCACGTTGATCGAGGAGCTCTCCTTTGTCGAGGTTGAGGAAGCGACGGAGGCACCCGCCATCGACGCCTCGATCGACGACGTCTGGGAGGACGCCAACGCCGTGACCACCGACAAGCAGGTCAGTGGCACGGACGGCGCGATTGCGACGGTTCGCACTCTGTGGAAGGACGACACGCTCTACGTGTTGGCAGAGGTGGCGGATCCCACTGTGGACCTCACCGGCTCCGACCCGTGGACTCAAGACTCCGTGGAGATCTTTGTCGACGCTGGCAACGCCAAGGCAGGCTCGTATCGTCCTGACGACACGCAGATCCGCATCAACGCGGAGAACGTCGTCTCGTTCGGCACGGGAGACGAGGCGATCCAGGCGTCAAGGCTTGAATCGGCCACGGCTCTCGTGGAGGGCGGCTACGTGGTCGAAGCGGCGATCAGCCTCCTCGAGTACGGAGGCGAGGGCACGTTCCACGGCCTGGACTTCCAGGTCAACGATGCGACGGACGGGGAGCGCACCTCCATCCGCAACTGGGCCGACCCCACGGGGCTCGGGTATCAGTCGACGGCGCACTGGGGCGTCGGGGAACTGGTCGCGGCGGAGGTCGAACCGCCAACCTGCGGTCCCGGCAAGCCGTGCCCGCCGCCCTGCAAGTGGGGCTGGTTCCCTGGCAAGGCCTGCTGGCCGCACGACGGAGGTTGGGGCCACGGCGGCGGCTGGGGTGGCTGGGGCCACGGTTGGGGTCATGGCGGTGGCTGGAGCGGCCACGGTTTCGGATGGTTCAAGCCCTGGTATTCGCCCATGAAGCACCACAGCTTCGGGTCTGGAGGATGGTGGCGCTAG
- the panD gene encoding aspartate 1-decarboxylase has protein sequence MTFKTLQRPMMISKLHRATITQADLHYVGSITIDATLMEAADLLPGQQVDVVDVTNGSRLTTYAIPGEPDSGVICINGAAAHLVHEGDVVIIIAYGLIGDEEAHQYEPHVVFVDAANRIMDVCDEPGRVPAGSGLEPSGLPIHDFRSGGWKAYKTAELPTTPAPDLP, from the coding sequence ATGACCTTCAAGACACTTCAGCGGCCGATGATGATCTCCAAGCTTCATCGGGCCACGATCACCCAAGCCGATCTGCATTACGTGGGCTCCATCACGATCGATGCCACGCTCATGGAGGCCGCTGATCTGCTCCCAGGCCAACAGGTCGACGTTGTTGACGTCACGAACGGCTCGCGACTGACCACATACGCGATCCCTGGCGAACCCGATTCGGGAGTCATCTGCATCAATGGCGCGGCCGCGCACTTGGTGCACGAGGGCGACGTGGTGATCATCATCGCTTACGGGCTGATCGGCGATGAGGAGGCTCACCAGTACGAGCCGCACGTGGTGTTCGTTGACGCCGCCAACCGCATCATGGATGTCTGTGATGAGCCCGGCAGGGTGCCTGCCGGTTCAGGGCTGGAGCCGTCCGGGCTGCCGATTCACGACTTCCGCTCGGGAGGCTGGAAGGCGTACAAGACCGCCGAACTGCCGACGACGCCCGCTCCCGACCTGCCATAA